One window from the genome of Manis pentadactyla isolate mManPen7 chromosome 15, mManPen7.hap1, whole genome shotgun sequence encodes:
- the LOC130681119 gene encoding LOW QUALITY PROTEIN: immunoglobulin superfamily member 1-like (The sequence of the model RefSeq protein was modified relative to this genomic sequence to represent the inferred CDS: substituted 1 base at 1 genomic stop codon), with the protein MVTAEHKPSRILDAQRPHRRQNEALFPVGPVTPSRRWTFRCYSYFRKSPQVWSELSDPLEIRDYTVGNLVCMGVAGVVLVVLGVLLFQARHSPANRQGGIQDEHPVPGVLPASCARGPSCILYPGPFLHPVPMALPASCTRGPSYILYPWSLLHPLPVVLPASCTHGPSCILYPGPFLHPVPVLICHSAKEKGASGALGAVPSREAPGEEPETRHRELSLSAHPVDMGGSASTTTLAALLCLGLCRGPRDRVQAGTLPKPSIXADPGPVVTNGSPVTIRCQGPRQAVTYSLYKENSGRWTLVAQDEFRDKASFPVGPMSAHRAGRYQCAFHGRSNGSEWSGPLALVVTDEGRCQTLPPETPPPETPSPGAPPSEIPPRRPCPLETPPLEAPPPEAPPPGDPHLAVGTSNPAPLSPSGVQDPPSLSADPSPVVASGGTVSLRCRSQFTGGTFHLLKEGGADAPQHVVPLFSAGGWQARFRVDPVTTSRGRTYRCYSSPMAYPYVWSLPSGPLTLEVTGEGRLAQPWLFPDPKVTGPWRPGWGRAGDAGPRGPEPLEIREGIPPSFLCPPEELCSEEELMLSHHKHVRLRRGEWEGFSVTSLGSEGHIPSVGTAHPLDYTPGNLIWLGIATFILLVLGVLLAQARHCSDTTQGEVLLSSCSPSDRSSTTSSALISLWYLGACLVQRTWAPMGGHVTLKCQFPLPFATFKLFRREGTRSRELQRRRSNSFTIDLVSVAHSGFYACSVALCHSCEWSAHSDPLQIVVTGVLRRPSISAQPSSLVHAGASVTLCCHSQLIFDTFILHREGGTQYSQQHPLTPAREETYRCYGALSHAPQEWSAPSDPMDVVVTGKHEKPHLSALLGTAVWSAGNVILLCGFESSFDMYHLCRAGQACPRRLAAGRSHSGASQAAFPLGPGTPAQEGAYTCYGSFNHSPHEWSAPSDPVHLSVAGEESRTCPVSPIH; encoded by the exons ATGGTCACAGCAG AACACAAGCCCTCCAGGATCCTGGATGCACAGCGACCCCACAGGAGGCAGAATGAGGCCCTGTTCCCCGTGGGTCCCGTGACCCCCAGCCGCAGGTGGACGTTCAGATGCTACAGCTATTTCAGGAAGAGTCCCCAGGTGTGGTCGGAGCTCAGTGACCCCCTGGAGATCCGG gaTTACACGGTGGGGAATCTCGTCTGTATGGGCGTGGCTGGTGTGGTCCTGGTGGTCCTCGGGGTGCTGCTGTTCCAGGCTCGACACAGCCCTGCAAACCGCCAAG GTGGAATCCAGGATGAGCATCCTGTACCCGGGGTCCTTCCTGCATCCTGTGCCCGTGGTCCTTCCTGCATCCTGTACCCGGGGCCCTTCCTGCATCCTGTACCCATGGCCCTTCCTGCATCCTGTACCCGTGGTCCTTCCTATATCCTGTACCCATGGTCCCTCCTGCATCCTTTACCCGTGGTCCTTCCTGCATCATGTACCCATGGTCCCTCCTGCATCCTGTACCCGGGGCCCTTCCTGCATCCTGTACCCGTGCTCATCTGCCATTCGGCCAAAGAGAAG GGAGCAAGCGGGGCGCTGGGGGCTGTTCCCTCCAGAGAGGCCCCTGGAGAGGAACCCGAGACGAGGCACAGGGAGTTGTCCTTGTCAGCACACCCCGTGGACATGGGGGGCAGCGCCTCAACCACGACCCTCGCTGCCCTTCTCTGCCTCG GGCTGTGTCGGGGCCCCCGGGACCGCGTGCAGGCGG GGACCCTCCCCAAGCCCTCCATCTGAGCTGACCCAGGCCCCGTGGTTACCAACGGCAGCCCTGTGACCATCCGCTGTCAGGGGCCTCGGCAGGCTGTCACGTACAGTCTGTATAAAGAGAACTCCGGACGCTGGACCCTGGTAGCCCAGGATGAGTTCAGGGACAAGGCCAGTTTCCCCGTTGGGCCCATGAGCGCACACCGCGCAGGACGGTACCAGTGTGCGTTTCACGGCAGGAGCAACGGTTCAGAGTGGAGTGGCCCCCTGGCCCTGGTGGTGACAGATGAGGGGAGGTGCCAGACCCTCCCCCCGGAGACCCCTCCCCCGGAGACACCCTCCCCTGGGGCCCCTCCCTCCGAAATCCCTCCCCGGAGGCCATGCCCCCTGGAGACTCCTCCCCTAGAGGCCCCTCCCCCAGAGGCCCCTCCCCCAGGGGATCCCCACCTCGCCGTCGGCACCTCTAACCCGGCTCCGCTCTCTCCCTCAGGAGTGCAAGACCCACCCTCCCTCTCGGCTGACCCAAGCCCTGTGGTGGCGTCAGGAGGGACCGTGTCCCTCAGGTGTAGGTCACAGTTCACAGGGGGCACTTTCCACCTGCTGAAGGAGGGAGGAGCTGACGCACCCCAACACGTGGTCCCGCTGTTCTCTGCTGGGGGGTGGCAGGCCCGCTTCCGCGTGGACCCCGTGACCACCTCCCGTGGCAGGACCTACAGATGCTACAGCTCTCCCATGGCTTACCCCTACGTGTGGTCACTCCCCAGCGGCCCTCTGACCCTGGAGGTCACAGGTGAGGGGAGGTTGGCTCAGCCCTGGCTATTTCCTGACCCCAAAGTGACTGGCCCATGGAGgcctgggtgggggagggctggggacgcTGGCCCCCGGGGGCCAGAACCATTGGAGATCCGAGAAGGGATTCCTCCATCGTTCCTGTGTCCCCCCGAGGAACTTTGTTCTGAGGAGGAACTAATGTTATCCCATCACAAACACGTCAGACTAAGGAGGGGTGAGTGGGAGGGATTCTCAGTTACGAGTCTGGGCTCAGAGGGTCACATCCCGTCAGTGGGAA CTGCACACCCCCTGGACTACACACCAGGGAACCTCATCTGGTTGGGCATCGCCACCTTCATTCTGCTGGTCCTCGGGGTGCTGCTGGCCCAGGCCAGACACTGCTCGGACACGACCCAAGGCGAAG TTTTGCTCAGCTCCTGCAGCCCGTCCGACAGAAGCAGCACCACGTCCTCCGCACTCATCAGCCTTTGGTATCTCG GAGCCTGTCTGGTCCAGAGGACCTGGGCACCCATGG GAGGACACGTGACTCTGAAGTGTCAGTTTCCCCTTCCCTTTGCCACATTCAAACTATTCAGAAGAGAGGGGACCCGCAGCCGTGAGCTCCAGAGACGTCGTTCCAACAGCTTCACGATAGACCTGGTGAGCGTGGCACACTCGGGGTTCTATGCCTGTTCCGTGGCTCTCTGCCACAGCTGTGAGTGGTCAGCACATAGCGACCCCCTGCAGATCGTGGTCACAG GTGTGCTCAGGCGTCCCTCCATCTCGGCCCAGCCCAGCTCCCTTGTGCACGCAGGGGCGAGTGTGACCCTGTGCTGTCACTCACAGCTGATTTTTGACACATTTATCCTGCACAGAGAGGGGGGCACACAGTATTCTCAGCAACACCCCCTTACGCCTGCACGTGAGGAGACCTACAGATGCTACGGCGCCCTCAGCCACGCCCCCCAGGAGTGGTCGGCCCCCAGTGACCCCATGGATGTCGTGGTCACAG GAAAACACGAGAAGCCGCATCTCTCGGCCCTGCTGGGCACTGCGGTGTGGTCAGCAGGGAACGTGATCTTGCTCTGCGGCTTCGAGAGCTCCTTTGACATGTACCACCTGTGCAGGGCTGGGCAGGCCTGCCCACGCCGGCTGGCTGCAGGGCGGAGCCACAGCGGGGCCTCTCAGGCCGCCTTCCCCCTGGGCCCCGGGACCCCAGCCCAGGAAGGGGCCTACACGTGCTACGGCTCTTTCAACCACTCCCCCCATGAGTGGTCAGCCCCGAGTGACCCAGTGCACCTCTCTGTCGCAGGTGAGGAATCCCGAACCTGCCCCGTGTCTCCAATACACTAG